Genomic DNA from Terriglobales bacterium:
CACACTCCGGTCAATCGGCGCGGAACGATCTTGCCGCTCTCCGCGACGAACTGCCCGAGCAGCCGCACGTCTTTGTAGTTGATGGCGTCGATCTTCTCCACGCAGAACTTGCAGACCTTCTTGCGGCGGAAGAACTTGCGATCGCCGCGGGGACCGCCGGGACGGGGGCCGCGCGCCGGACGCTCGCCGTGCGCGGGCCGCTCGCCGCCGGCAGGACGCTCCGCCGGAGCCGCCGGGGCCGGTGCGGGAGGTGTTGTGGGATTGCTTTCGTCAGCCATGATTCTCCTCGTGGGAGCCGCCCGAGGCGCTCCCGGTAAAAAATGGATCGCTTAGACCGAAACCGCGGCGGGCTCACTGCCCGCAGCCGCTGCCGCGCTCTCCGGTTTGCGCCGCACCTTGCTGTCGCGGATCTTCTTGATCTTGGCCAGGCGCTTCTGCTCTTCGTCCACGCGCACGGTCAGGAACTTGATGACCGGCTCGGTGACGCGCATGCGGCGCTCCAGCTCGTGGATGGCCTGGCCCGTGCCCTCGATGGTCAACAGCACGTACAAGCCCTCGTGGAACTTGCGCACCACGTAGGCGAGGCGGCGCTTGCCCATGCGCTCCACGCTCTTCACCGTACCGCCGGCGGAGGTGACGTTGGACTCCAGGGTGGAGACCAGTTTCTCCACCTCTTCCTCCGGCATGTCCGGCCGGACGATGAACATGACTTCGTAAGTACGTTGCATTCGCTTCTTCTCCCTCCCGCCTCGGCAGGAGCACTGCTACGACTTCTCCTCCGGAGGCTCGGGCTTCCGGTTGAAGCGGTTCATGGCCTTGCTCACGCCCTCGCTGACGATCGCTTCCAGCGCGTCGGCGGCGGCATCGAGCACCGCATCCACCGCCTTGAGCTGTCCGCGCCGGAAGGGCGCCAGCCCGTAGCGGGCGCCGTCCTTCACCGCGCGCGCCGGAGCGCTGCCCAGACGCAGACGCGTGAACTCGTCCGTACCCAGCGCGCCCAGGATCGACTCCACGCCTTTGTGGCCGGCCGACGAGCCCCGCTGGCGGATGCGGATCGTGCCCAGCGGCAGGTCCAGCTCGTCGTATACCACCACCAGGTCGCGTCCGGGCTCGGCCTCGTATTCCTGGAGCAACTCGAGCACCGCCAGCCCGCTGAGGTTCATGTAGGTATCGGGCTTGGCCAGCAGCACCTCCTCCGAGCCCATCACCGCCTTGCCCGTCAGGGCACGGCAGCGCCGGTTGCTGATGCGGACCTGGTGCCGCTCCGCCAGCCGGTCCAGCGCCAGGAACCCCAGGTTGTGCGGCGTGAACTGGTATTCGATGCCCGGATTGCCGAGCCCGACAAGCAGTTTCACGCCGCTTATTTCTTCTCCTTGCCCTTCTCGGGCTTCTCGGCCTTTTTCTCGGCCGGGGCCGCGGCTTCCGCCTCGGCCGCGCCCTCCTCGCCGACTTCCTGCTTGCCCTTCTTGATGACCTCGGGCTCGGCCGGCGCCGCTTCCACCCCCGCCTCCACCGGAGCCGCCACTTCCTCCTCCTTGATGGAGATGACGTGAGCCACGGGGTAATGGGCGTCGGTGAGGAACTTGATCTTCTCGCTGCGCGGCAGTTCGGAGACGCGCACCACCTTGCCGAAGACCAGCTCGGTGACGTCCACCTCGATGTGCCCGGGGATGTCGCTGGGCAGGCACTCTACCTCCACCTCGCGCAGCAACTGCTCCAGCACGCCGCCCTGGGTCTTGACGCCGGCGGCCTCGCCCTTCAGGTGGATGGGCACCTTGACCTTGATGCGCTCGTCCATGGCGATGCGCTTCAGGTCCACGTGCAGCAGGCCGCCTTTCACCGGCTCCAGCTGCCAGTCCACGATCATGGCCTTGGTGCGCTCCGGACCCACCTGCAGGTCGAAGATGGTGTTGTGGCCGCTCTCCGAGTGCAGGATGCGGGCCACCTGCTTGGGATCGAGGCTCACGGCCACCGAGTCCTTCTTGGCCCCGTAGAGCACCGCGGGG
This window encodes:
- the rpsR gene encoding 30S ribosomal protein S18 is translated as MADESNPTTPPAPAPAAPAERPAGGERPAHGERPARGPRPGGPRGDRKFFRRKKVCKFCVEKIDAINYKDVRLLGQFVAESGKIVPRRLTGV
- the rpsF gene encoding 30S ribosomal protein S6; its protein translation is MQRTYEVMFIVRPDMPEEEVEKLVSTLESNVTSAGGTVKSVERMGKRRLAYVVRKFHEGLYVLLTIEGTGQAIHELERRMRVTEPVIKFLTVRVDEEQKRLAKIKKIRDSKVRRKPESAAAAAGSEPAAVSV
- the pth gene encoding aminoacyl-tRNA hydrolase, whose protein sequence is MKLLVGLGNPGIEYQFTPHNLGFLALDRLAERHQVRISNRRCRALTGKAVMGSEEVLLAKPDTYMNLSGLAVLELLQEYEAEPGRDLVVVYDELDLPLGTIRIRQRGSSAGHKGVESILGALGTDEFTRLRLGSAPARAVKDGARYGLAPFRRGQLKAVDAVLDAAADALEAIVSEGVSKAMNRFNRKPEPPEEKS
- a CDS encoding 50S ribosomal protein L25 codes for the protein MPTTEAIGVVEAQPRAQERGKNVARRLRRSGRVPAVLYGAKKDSVAVSLDPKQVARILHSESGHNTIFDLQVGPERTKAMIVDWQLEPVKGGLLHVDLKRIAMDERIKVKVPIHLKGEAAGVKTQGGVLEQLLREVEVECLPSDIPGHIEVDVTELVFGKVVRVSELPRSEKIKFLTDAHYPVAHVISIKEEEVAAPVEAGVEAAPAEPEVIKKGKQEVGEEGAAEAEAAAPAEKKAEKPEKGKEKK